Proteins found in one Chlamydia sp. 04-14 genomic segment:
- a CDS encoding phosphorylase family protein, which produces MSAVLSNYFCKILLILADMNEAKSLIEDFDFTRVNKNFYECRDTHMSIAMDMILLEQWGENGVIKALRNTKLENYDSCVNLGFAGSCSPDLPLQTFYTIDKVSQLSKTSPEQLDSAIALEIIAIPNLPRANLVSAHAPYKYGFHKTFQLVDMEGYAIARLCKNHNLRCMMIKITSDYATQEGGEYLKKHRNVLAEKLSYAFTSSIYDIVETSIPSQI; this is translated from the coding sequence ATGTCAGCTGTCTTATCTAATTACTTTTGTAAAATTCTTCTTATTCTTGCGGATATGAATGAGGCTAAATCTCTCATTGAAGATTTTGATTTCACTCGAGTTAATAAAAACTTTTATGAATGTCGAGACACACACATGTCTATAGCTATGGACATGATCCTTTTAGAACAATGGGGAGAAAATGGCGTTATAAAAGCTTTAAGAAATACTAAATTAGAAAATTACGATTCTTGTGTGAATCTTGGTTTTGCTGGAAGCTGTTCTCCTGATCTTCCCTTGCAGACCTTCTATACGATCGATAAGGTATCACAGCTTAGCAAAACCTCCCCAGAACAACTCGATTCTGCAATAGCGTTAGAGATCATAGCTATTCCTAATCTTCCAAGAGCCAATTTAGTTTCTGCTCATGCTCCCTATAAATATGGATTTCATAAGACATTCCAACTTGTGGATATGGAAGGCTATGCTATTGCTCGATTATGTAAAAATCATAATCTACGTTGTATGATGATAAAAATCACTTCGGATTATGCTACGCAAGAAGGTGGAGAATACCTTAAAAAACACAGAAATGTGTTAGCTGAGAAA
- a CDS encoding putative quorum-sensing-regulated virulence factor: protein MTALIFYDTETTGTQIDKDRIIEIAAYNNATKESFVTYVNPEIPIPEEASKIHGITTSTVTSAPKFPEAYKQFRDFCGNEAILVAHNNDSFDFPLLEKECRRHSLEPLSLRTIDSLKWAQKYRPDLPKHNLQYLRQVYGFAENQAHRALDDVITLHNVFSALIGDLSAEQVLALMEESRHPKAFKMPFGKYRGKPLTEVPASYIQWLENQGNLDKDMKAAIDLMKQMT from the coding sequence ATGACAGCATTGATTTTTTACGATACAGAAACTACAGGAACGCAGATAGATAAAGATCGTATTATAGAAATTGCTGCCTATAACAACGCTACTAAAGAATCCTTTGTAACCTATGTAAATCCTGAGATTCCTATTCCTGAGGAGGCATCAAAAATTCATGGGATTACTACATCTACAGTGACTTCAGCTCCCAAATTTCCAGAAGCCTACAAGCAATTTCGTGATTTTTGCGGAAATGAAGCTATTCTTGTCGCACATAACAACGATAGTTTTGACTTCCCACTACTTGAAAAGGAATGTCGTAGACATTCCTTAGAACCCTTATCTTTAAGAACAATAGATTCATTAAAATGGGCTCAAAAGTATCGTCCGGACTTGCCCAAACATAATTTACAATACTTACGTCAAGTATACGGTTTTGCAGAAAACCAAGCCCACCGTGCTTTAGACGATGTGATTACCTTACACAATGTATTTTCGGCTCTTATAGGAGATCTTTCTGCAGAACAAGTACTTGCTCTCATGGAAGAGAGCCGTCATCCTAAAGCATTTAAAATGCCTTTCGGAAAATATAGAGGCAAACCTCTAACTGAGGTCCCCGCGTCCTATATCCAATGGTTAGAAAATCAAGGTAATTTGGATAAAGATATGAAAGCTGCTATCGACTTAATGAAACAAATGACATGA
- a CDS encoding YbjN domain-containing protein, translating to MTTWSLNQNNLSKYLTHAGLEPLLERESGLTYINIQAEDHELPLFFVIRSEGEILQMICYFPYQLYDNQKEATARLLHLLNRDVDIPGFGMDEEQGLIFYRLVVPCLNGEINERLLRVYIDTIRLVCDSFSHAIGLISSGNMNLDELKKQARKERQE from the coding sequence ATGACAACATGGTCTTTAAATCAAAATAATCTATCAAAATATCTCACACATGCAGGATTAGAGCCTCTTTTAGAAAGAGAAAGTGGATTAACTTATATCAACATCCAAGCAGAAGATCACGAGTTACCTTTGTTTTTTGTGATTCGTAGTGAAGGAGAAATTCTTCAGATGATCTGCTACTTCCCTTACCAACTCTATGACAACCAAAAAGAAGCCACAGCACGCCTTCTTCACTTGCTAAATAGAGATGTGGATATTCCTGGATTCGGAATGGATGAGGAACAGGGTTTAATTTTTTATCGTTTAGTAGTTCCTTGTCTAAATGGTGAAATTAATGAAAGATTGTTACGTGTATATATCGACACAATTAGGTTGGTTTGCGATAGTTTTTCTCACGCTATAGGCTTGATCTCTTCAGGAAATATGAATCTTGACGAATTGAAAAAACAAGCACGCAAAGAAAGACAGGAATAA
- a CDS encoding 1,4-dihydroxy-6-naphthoate synthase: protein MILSAAFSPCPNDIFLFRSFLERHEGFSLLNQITIADIATLNELALQHRCSLVKISAALFPKVADNYTLMEVGTIIGCGVGPLLLASDPTTPLTSIATPGETTTAHLLCKIFYPDAKLIPMKYSEILAAILRNDVSAGAIIHEERFSYSSQLFLRADLGKLWEEKTQLPLPLGCLVVSKTVPQTIVDILTLALRKSLFLALKDPEGSENKALEYSRNKDTTVIRKFIDTYVNDETLVLSNSGKKSLYTLSNYVSCLI from the coding sequence ATGATACTCTCAGCTGCCTTTTCACCCTGCCCCAATGATATTTTCTTATTTCGTTCTTTTCTAGAACGTCATGAAGGCTTCTCGTTATTAAATCAAATTACCATTGCAGATATTGCAACACTAAATGAATTAGCTTTGCAACATCGCTGTTCTCTAGTAAAAATATCGGCAGCATTATTTCCAAAAGTTGCGGATAATTATACCCTCATGGAAGTAGGCACCATTATTGGTTGTGGTGTAGGGCCTCTACTATTAGCTTCGGACCCTACAACACCTCTAACATCTATAGCGACTCCTGGAGAAACAACAACAGCACATTTACTCTGTAAGATATTTTATCCTGATGCAAAACTCATCCCTATGAAATATAGCGAAATTCTTGCTGCTATTTTACGTAATGATGTAAGTGCAGGTGCAATCATTCATGAGGAAAGGTTCAGCTACAGCTCACAACTATTTTTAAGAGCAGATCTTGGGAAACTATGGGAAGAGAAAACACAACTTCCCTTACCTTTAGGATGCCTTGTTGTCTCAAAAACAGTTCCACAAACTATTGTAGATATTTTAACCCTAGCATTAAGAAAATCTCTATTTCTAGCATTGAAAGACCCTGAAGGATCTGAAAATAAAGCTTTAGAATATTCTAGAAATAAAGATACGACAGTTATTCGCAAATTCATCGATACATATGTAAATGATGAAACTCTTGTATTATCTAATTCAGGGAAAAAATCTCTCTATACATTATCGAATTATGTCAGCTGTCTTATCTAA